The Ignavibacteriales bacterium genomic sequence CAATTGATAACCATAAATGGGGAATGATCATCATTCACGATGTTGTTCCGTTTACTCAACTTCAAGAATTAATAAATGCGGGAATATATCAACCGGTTACAACTGAATGGTTAACCTCATTGTGTGATTTTCTATGGGCAAGATCATCAAATAAAGAAGTGGGTAGAAACAGTTGGAAACATTACCCGATATATTAAAGAAAGAGATAATTCCAATTATCAAATCATTTCTTCGTCGAGTGGCTTAATAGAAATTAATGTGGAAAATAATTTAGATAACCTAATTTATAACTATCCTTTAAGTGCATACATAAAAATTCCGGATAATTGGAATTTTGTTCGATCAGAACAAAACGGAATTGTAGACACATTAACAACAATGGTAACAGATTCCGGAACCGTCGTTCTTTCCAAAGTAATTCCAAATAATGGAATTTAAACTTAAGCCCGTTGCACCAACAGGAATTGAAACTGGAAGTAATAAGCGTTTCAGAATTTCAATTATTTCAAAACTATCCCAACCCTTTCAATCCAAACACAAGTATTAAGTACACAATAAGTAGTGCACAATTTGTTTCTCTAAAAGTATTTGACGTATTGGGTAATGAGGTTGCAACTCTAGTTGATGAATTTAAAACCAGCAGGAGTTTACAATGCACAATTTTCAATTTACAATTACCAATTAAGTTCAGGTTTTTATTTCTATCAATTAAAGGCAGGAGATTATTTAGAAACAAAAAAAATGATTCTATTAAAATAATTTTAGAATTCAAACTTTTGTGTGCGTTTTGTTCGGGGGAATCTGCTTTTAAGCCCTCAACAGTCATTACTGCTGTTCCCAGCATCCAGTTATTGTACTTAACCACATATTGACCAAGAGGAATTTCAACATCCTTAATTTTCCAACCAGTTAAATAGTTTAATAACTCATCATCATTTTTAAATGGTAAATAAATTTTGTGATTTGTTTGTCTAAAACCTGTGCTGCCTGAGAATTAAATGTTATCCTGTCTTTTTATCGAGCGTTCCAAGTTTCAATCCAATCCTATTAAATAATCCTATATTTTCTTCATCCCAATCACTAACAACAAAGAAAATATCTTTGCCTCTGAAAATGTATTTGTAATTATCTAACACTTTCCTATCAACACCAAAATGCTCTGAAATATAATTTATGTATTCTTGAATTTCTTTATGATTACTTTTTACAATCCTGTTTTCTGTCTCTCTAAGATTTTCTTTTCTGGTGATTCAGTAACATCGACCTTTCTCATCTTTACCAAAAAGAAACCATCAGAATCAATTTCCCAAGGCAGAATGCGTATAGCTTTTTCAATTCAGGATTTAGTTGTTTTTCTCCATACTCTGTAAACGCTTGTCGGGAAGGGATAGGTAAATTTATTTCTAACAATTCCACAGGATACTTTTCTAAAATCTTATCAATTACTAATTCGTTTTCTTCAACAGATAAGGTGCAGGTTGAGTAAACAATTTCCGCTCCTACTCTTGCCATTTTTATTGCCGCAATAAGTAATCGCGTTTGCAGATGTTGCAACCTGTCAACATGATCCAACGACCACCAATTACTTACTTCACCTTTTTTCTGAATGATTCCAAGTCCGCTGCATGGTGCATCCACAAGTACTTTTGTAAAGTGATCATCATAAACTTTGCTGAGTACTTCACCTTTTGAATGAATTACTGAAGAATTGATGATATTCATTCGTTCAAGATTAAATACTAAAGACTTGATTCTTTCATTATCCACCTCATTAATTAAAAGCGCACCACGATTGTTCATCATCTCTGCAATCTGCGTGGATTTAGATCCAGGGGCACCGCAAAGATCCAGTACAACATCATCACTTGTTGGATTTAAGATTAGCGGCGGCATCATTGAGGAAAGAGACTGAATGTAGTAAAACCCCATTACGTGCTCAAATGTTTTACCTATCCTTTCATTTCCTTCAATTATTTTTAATACTTTTTCAAAATGATTAATCGGTAAAGATTTTATTTGATATTTTTCAAAAAGTATTTTGGATAAATCATCTCTTGAAATTTTCGATGTATTTACTCGTATGTACTGAGCGCTATCCAGTTCGATAAATTGTAAATACTTATCCGCAGCTTCTTTTCCGTAAAGTGATGAAAAGTAGTCGTATATTTTTTGCGATACTTCTGTTGCCAAAATTAATACCTGATAAGATTTAACTTTTGAAAGATCTCATTTGAAACAACATGCATATTTTTTCCATCAGGAAAATTCTTTTTATAATCTTTTTTATTCGATTAAGAAGATCATCTAAATAATTATTGTAAGAATCTAAAATTGATTTGATTACAGATTTATCTTTCGGAATGTATGCTTTACCGTTTCTTTCTTTAGAACTGTAAACAATAAATTTAGCTTCATCATAGCTAGTAGCTTGATAAACAGATTCACCATCAGTTGTTATTATTTCGTAAGCACCAAAAAACTCCCGCCCAATAACCAGCGTTTTAATGGGAATGGAAATAATATCGAGCTGGAGTTCAATTATAAAATGGAGTGGAAATTCTTTAATCCCAGAGGAAAGAACGTTACTTACCCAATTTTCGATAAAGCTTTTTTCGTTCAATTGCCGCCATTAGTAACAATGAAATTTTTAACGATGCTAGTCAGATCATCAATGTTTGAATATTTTTTTACTTGCAGTTTCGGATCACCACAACCAGCAACCATTGAAGAAATTTGAGGAGCTTGTTCTTGATAAACTGCGAGCACTGGAATTTTTTTTACAAGCAACGCATAAGCAACTTCAAATCCCACACCCAAACTTGGACCGGAAACCTCTGCAATCAGTAGTTTACTGCCGTCAATCCATTTTATATCACGAGTATATATCTGTTTTGCGCTTAATGGAATAGACGAACTAAATTTAGTACTTACTTCAGAAAGAGCGGTATGTCCTGTGGATTCAACAATACGTACAATTTCAGAATAATTTTCCTGATAAGTTGTGTTTCCTCTTATTGGTCCTGCACAATAAATAATCATTTTACTGTTCTAAAATATTTTTATAATGTTGTTCGTACATAGGGACTACAATTGATTTATCAAAATTTTGTAATGTTCTACTCCGAGCATTTTGAGAAAATATCTCATACTTCTTTTCATTGGTTAAAAGATCTAAAGTGTACTTAGCCATTCTTTCTACATCACCAATTTCTGCAATAAACCCACATTCATTATGTTTAACTAACTCAGGTAATCCGCCAACACTTGAACTAACAACAGGCAATCCGCATGACATTGCCTCAAGAGCAGCTAACCCAAAACTTTCGGATTGTGATGGTATCAAAAATACATCTGAAGAACTTAATATTTCAACTAAGCCATCCTGCTTGCCAAGAAATTTAACACTATCTGTAAGATTCAACTCTCTTGTTAATCTCTCACATTCAGATCTGTCAGGTCCATCACCAACAAGTAAAAGTTTTGATGGAACTTCTTTTTGAACGATATCAAATACACGGATAGCATCCGAAACTCTTTTTATCGGACGAAAATTAGATGTATGAACTAATATTTTTTCACCATTTGGAGCGATATGTTTTCTAAATGCACAATCATTTATTGAGACTTTTTTAAACAGATCTGTATCAACAAAATTTGGAATAACACTTATTTCTTTTTCGATCGAATAATTAGTTAGTGTTTTTTCTTTTAAAAATCTTGAAACAGCTGTAATGCCATCACTTTGTTCAATACTAAATTTTACAAGCGGAAGAAATGATGGTTCCAAACCAACTAAAGTTATATCAGTGCCGTGAAGTGTGGTTGTGATTTTAAGTTTTTATTCTTAACAATTTGTTTTGCAAGATATGCTGATGTTGCATGTGGAATTGCATAATGAACGTGAAGTAAATCTAATTTTTCAAACTCGGCAACCTCAATCATCTTACTTGCAAGGGCTAAACTGTATAGTGGAAATTCAAACAAAGGATATGTGCTTGTTTCAACTTCGTGAAAAATATATTCTCAATATATTTTGTAAGTCTGAATGGGAGGGCATAACTGATAAAGTGAACTTTATGACCACGTAAAGCTAATTCTTTACCTAATTCAGTTGCAATTACACCACTGCCGCCATATGTAGGATAACAAGTTATTCCGATTTTCATAATAATTATTTTGTCAGATTTGTTCTCAAATATATATCATTTTGATTGAATAATGAACTTTGTTTAACACATATTTAGTGGATTTGATTTAGATAGTATTAAAATCAATAGTAATTTTGAGTAACAAAAGTTTATAATGATGAAATTACTTGTTATCGGACATTCGGTTTTGGATTTTATCAGATTAGATAAAATGGAAAGTATAAGTGCAGGTGGAATATATTATTCTGTCTCGGCTTTAAATCGTTTAAAGAAAAATGAAGATGAAATTTTTCTCTGCTCCCAAATTGATGATGAGACTTACAGTTACTTTAAACCTGAATTTGAAAAAGTTAACTCAGGCTTTCTTCAAAAAACGGATAGAATTCCAAGAGTTCATCTTAATCTTGAAAAAGACAGAGAAAGACACGAGAAATATGAAAATATCACAAATAATCTAAAGCTTAACTTTTCAGATCTAAATTTTTTTGATGGCATTTTAATTAATATGATTACCGGTTTTGATATAACTCTTGAACAGTTAAAACAATTAAGAGATAATTATTCTGGTTTGATTTATATTGATATTCATACACTTTCGCGCGGGATTGGTGATGATTATAAAAGAGAATTTAGAATAATTTATGATTTTGAAAATTGGGCAAAGTGTTCAGATGTAATTCAGGTTAACCAAAATGAATTATTTACTTTATCTAGCAAGAAAACAGAACTGGAAATTGTTGAAGAACTGTTTATTCTTGGTGTAAAAGTTATTTGTGTTACAAAGGGTGAACTTGGAGCAAAAGTTTTCTATTCTCGACAAAACGAAATTTCATCGTACTTTATAGCCGCTAAGAAAATTATTAATCCAAATATTATTGGGTGTGGCGATGTTTTTGGGGCATCTTTCTTTTATAGTTATATTAGAAATAATAATGCTATCAATTCATTAAAAAATGCTGTTGAGAGTGCTGAGCAATTTGTTGCAAATAAATTAATTGAATAAATATGTTTTCTATTGATCTTATAAAAAGAAGAATACTTGTAGCTGGCGCTAACGGTATGCTTGGGCAACGTGTAGTTGAGTTCTACTCTTCTCTAAACGATGTGGAACTACTATCTACTTCTGTGGAAGAAAAATCTGTATTTGAAGAGCTTGATTATTTGCAGTGCGATATTTCAAACCGAAACGACATTAAAAAAATAATAAAAGACTTCTGTCCTGATTTTATAATAAATGCAGCTGCATTTACAAATGTGGATTTAAGCGAAACCGAACGAGAACTCGCTTGGAAAATAAATGTAAAGGGCGTAGAACATCTTTCCGAATCAGCAAGAGTTTTAGATTCACATTTAATTCATATCTCAACAGACTATATTTTTGACGGGAAAAACGGACCCTATTTGGAAAATGATATTCCAAATCCGCTTGGGTATTATGCTCGAACAAAATTAGCAAGTGAGAATGTTTTAAAGTTAAGTGGCATTAAATACACCATTTTAAGAACAAATGTTTTATATGGCACTGCAAAGTTTAGTCGTCCTGATTTTGTTAAGTGGGTAGTAGATTCTTTACTTACAAAAAAACCGATCAAAATTGTGGACGACCAAATAAACAATCCAACTTTTATTGACGATCTGGTACAGGGAATTAATAAAATTGTTGAGTTGCAAAAGGAAGGAATTTATAATATCGGCGGCAGTCAGTTTTTGTCTCGTTTTGATTTTACACTTATGATTGCTGATTATTTTAACCTTGATAAATCTTTAATAAGTAAAATTAAAACAGAAGATTTAAACCAACCTGCACGTAGACCTCTGAAATCAGGATTAATAACAATCAAGGCACAAAGTGAACTTGGCTATTGGCCTCATTCAATTATACAGGCTCTAGAACTTATGAAAACTGAATTAGGATTATGAAACTAAAATATTTTATCGTCTTAACTATTCTAATCAACACAACTTTTGCGCAAAACAAACTGCCTGAGTGGGCAAAAGGTGTTGTGTGGTATCAAATATTTCCAGAAAGATTTGCAAACAGTGATTTATCAAATGATCCTGAA encodes the following:
- a CDS encoding RsmB/NOP family class I SAM-dependent RNA methyltransferase, with translation MATEVSQKIYDYFSSLYGKEAADKYLQFIELDSAQYIRVNTSKISRDDLSKILFEKYQIKSLPINHFEKVLKIIEGNERIGKTFEHVMGFYYIQSLSSMMPPLILNPTSDDVVLDLCGAPGSKSTQIAEMMNNRGALLINEVDNERIKSLVFNLERMNIINSSVIHSKGEVLSKVYDDHFTKVLVDAPCSGLGIIQKKGEVSNWWSLDHVDRLQHLQTRLLIAAIKMARVGAEIVYSTCTLSVEENELVIDKILEKYPVELLEINLPIPSRQAFTEYGEKQLNPELKKLYAFCLGKLILMVSFW
- a CDS encoding nucleoside 2-deoxyribosyltransferase; this translates as MIIYCAGPIRGNTTYQENYSEIVRIVESTGHTALSEVSTKFSSSIPLSAKQIYTRDIKWIDGSKLLIAEVSGPSLGVGFEVAYALLVKKIPVLAVYQEQAPQISSMVAGCGDPKLQVKKYSNIDDLTSIVKNFIVTNGGN
- a CDS encoding carbohydrate kinase family protein; the protein is MKLLVIGHSVLDFIRLDKMESISAGGIYYSVSALNRLKKNEDEIFLCSQIDDETYSYFKPEFEKVNSGFLQKTDRIPRVHLNLEKDRERHEKYENITNNLKLNFSDLNFFDGILINMITGFDITLEQLKQLRDNYSGLIYIDIHTLSRGIGDDYKREFRIIYDFENWAKCSDVIQVNQNELFTLSSKKTELEIVEELFILGVKVICVTKGELGAKVFYSRQNEISSYFIAAKKIINPNIIGCGDVFGASFFYSYIRNNNAINSLKNAVESAEQFVANKLIE
- the rfbD gene encoding dTDP-4-dehydrorhamnose reductase, which codes for MFSIDLIKRRILVAGANGMLGQRVVEFYSSLNDVELLSTSVEEKSVFEELDYLQCDISNRNDIKKIIKDFCPDFIINAAAFTNVDLSETERELAWKINVKGVEHLSESARVLDSHLIHISTDYIFDGKNGPYLENDIPNPLGYYARTKLASENVLKLSGIKYTILRTNVLYGTAKFSRPDFVKWVVDSLLTKKPIKIVDDQINNPTFIDDLVQGINKIVELQKEGIYNIGGSQFLSRFDFTLMIADYFNLDKSLISKIKTEDLNQPARRPLKSGLITIKAQSELGYWPHSIIQALELMKTELGL